A genomic window from Alkalihalobacillus sp. AL-G includes:
- a CDS encoding dihydroorotase, with protein sequence MRTLLRNAKLWNDDTQNVDVLIDGTKIIKIDKDIENEGHTIIDLEGKLLAPGLIDLHVHLREPGGEHKETIESGTKAAAKGGFTTIAAMPNTRPVPDNKETLKALHDRIQKTASAKVLPYAAITVRQIGEELVDFSELKREGAFAFTDDGVGVQNADTMLRAMQKAAELDMAIVAHCEDNNLIHGGCVHEGEYAAKNNLKGIPSICESVQIARDVLLAEATGVHYHVCHISTKESVRVVRDAKRAGINVTAEVTPHHLLLCEVDIEGQDPHFKMNPPLRSKEDREALIEGLLDGTIDFIATDHAPHTEEDKAQGIELAPFGIVGLETAYALLHTHFVKKGIFDQKFLIERLTTKPAQCFKLQEPVIEVGSIADLVVIDLEKEQPINPGQFASKGRNTPFKGWNCEGWPVLTIVEGKIAYQNEEALVK encoded by the coding sequence ATGAGAACATTACTTAGGAACGCGAAATTATGGAATGATGATACACAAAACGTTGATGTACTGATTGATGGTACTAAAATTATTAAAATCGACAAGGATATCGAGAACGAAGGACACACCATTATTGATTTGGAAGGTAAATTACTAGCGCCAGGGCTTATTGACCTGCATGTACACCTTCGCGAACCTGGCGGGGAACACAAGGAAACGATCGAATCGGGTACGAAGGCAGCGGCAAAGGGCGGCTTTACAACAATCGCCGCAATGCCGAACACACGCCCTGTACCAGACAATAAGGAAACACTAAAGGCACTCCATGATCGGATTCAGAAGACTGCGAGTGCAAAGGTATTACCGTATGCTGCAATAACAGTCAGACAAATCGGTGAAGAACTCGTAGATTTCAGCGAATTGAAGAGAGAAGGAGCTTTTGCGTTTACCGATGATGGTGTAGGGGTCCAAAATGCGGATACGATGCTTCGTGCGATGCAGAAGGCTGCTGAACTAGACATGGCGATCGTCGCTCACTGTGAGGATAACAACTTGATCCATGGCGGCTGTGTTCATGAAGGGGAGTACGCGGCAAAAAACAATCTAAAAGGAATTCCATCCATTTGTGAGAGTGTCCAAATTGCTAGGGATGTCCTGCTCGCAGAAGCCACAGGTGTTCACTACCATGTGTGCCATATCAGTACGAAGGAATCTGTCCGTGTCGTAAGAGATGCAAAACGAGCAGGAATCAACGTAACTGCAGAGGTCACACCACACCATCTCTTACTTTGTGAAGTCGATATCGAAGGACAGGATCCTCACTTTAAAATGAACCCGCCTCTCCGGAGCAAAGAGGATCGGGAAGCACTGATCGAAGGCTTGCTTGATGGAACGATTGATTTTATCGCCACCGATCATGCCCCTCATACAGAAGAGGACAAAGCACAAGGGATAGAGCTTGCTCCATTCGGGATAGTTGGATTAGAAACAGCATATGCCTTGTTGCATACTCATTTTGTGAAAAAAGGAATATTCGATCAGAAGTTCTTGATTGAGCGATTGACGACAAAACCAGCTCAGTGCTTCAAACTTCAGGAACCGGTCATTGAGGTAGGTTCAATCGCAGATCTTGTCGTCATCGACTTGGAAAAAGAACAACCAATCAATCCAGGGCAATTTGCCTCAAAGGGTCGAAATACACCGTTTAAAGGCTGGAACTGTGAAGGCTGGCCAGTACTTACAATCGTAGAAGGGAAAATCGCATATCAGAATGAGGAGGCTTTGGTGAAATGA
- the pyrF gene encoding orotidine-5'-phosphate decarboxylase, translating into MLQPVIIALDFSTRAEVEGFLQPFSDEQLFLKVGMELYYQEGPDLVNYLQSQGHAVFLDLKLHDIPTTVYKAMRGIANLGVDLINVHAAGGIEMMKKAIEGLEDGSVINKRPLCIAVTQLTSTSVETMNEELNIPGTIQDTVEHYAKNAEKANLDGVVCSPLEVPFIRDCCGERFLTITPGIRLANNDVNDQKRIASPVQAKELGSSCIVVGRTITRSEKPVIVYHQILDMWRKAE; encoded by the coding sequence CTGTTACAGCCGGTCATAATCGCACTTGATTTTTCAACTCGTGCTGAAGTTGAGGGATTCCTACAACCGTTTTCCGATGAGCAGCTATTTTTAAAGGTAGGTATGGAGCTTTATTATCAGGAAGGCCCCGATCTCGTCAACTACTTACAAAGTCAAGGACATGCCGTTTTTCTCGATCTAAAACTCCACGATATACCGACTACAGTTTATAAAGCGATGAGAGGGATTGCAAACCTTGGTGTAGATTTAATCAACGTCCATGCAGCAGGTGGCATTGAGATGATGAAAAAGGCAATTGAGGGACTCGAAGACGGTTCGGTGATCAACAAGCGTCCTTTATGTATTGCTGTAACTCAATTGACGAGCACTTCGGTAGAAACGATGAACGAAGAGCTGAACATTCCTGGTACAATTCAAGATACAGTCGAGCATTATGCGAAGAATGCTGAGAAAGCCAACCTTGATGGTGTCGTTTGTTCGCCTCTAGAAGTTCCTTTCATAAGAGATTGCTGTGGGGAACGTTTTCTAACGATCACACCAGGAATTCGGTTAGCAAATAACGACGTAAATGATCAAAAAAGGATCGCTAGCCCAGTTCAAGCAAAAGAGCTTGGAAGCAGCTGCATTGTCGTTGGTCGAACGATCACTCGGTCCGAGAAACCTGTAATCGTGTATCACCAAATTCTTGATATGTGGAGGAAAGCGGAATGA
- the pyrE gene encoding orotate phosphoribosyltransferase, producing the protein MKKKIAKHLLQIGAVSLSPEDPFTWSSGMKSPIYCDNRLTLSYPEVRNDIVDQLVSLIQSSYPEAEVIAGTATAGIPHAALVADRMGLPMVYVRSKAKAHGKGKQIEGTFSSGSKVVVIEDLISTGKSVINATEALRAGAADVLGCAAIFSYQLKKGTTALEQANLDVRTLSDFSTLIEVAASEGIIKQESVAELTHWCVEPELWKYAK; encoded by the coding sequence ATGAAAAAGAAAATAGCGAAACATTTACTTCAAATAGGTGCTGTATCCCTTAGTCCTGAGGATCCATTTACTTGGTCGTCAGGAATGAAGTCCCCGATTTATTGTGACAATCGTCTTACCCTTTCATATCCGGAAGTTCGTAATGATATAGTTGATCAGCTCGTATCACTTATCCAATCCTCATATCCAGAAGCAGAAGTGATTGCCGGCACAGCTACAGCTGGAATTCCACATGCTGCACTAGTTGCAGATCGTATGGGGCTGCCGATGGTATATGTACGTTCGAAAGCGAAAGCGCATGGAAAAGGGAAGCAAATTGAAGGAACCTTTTCATCAGGAAGTAAAGTTGTCGTGATTGAGGATTTGATCTCAACTGGTAAAAGTGTCATTAATGCCACCGAAGCACTCAGAGCTGGAGCTGCTGATGTTCTTGGTTGTGCTGCTATCTTCAGTTATCAATTGAAGAAAGGTACGACCGCCCTTGAGCAAGCGAATCTCGATGTGCGTACACTTTCAGATTTTAGTACATTAATAGAAGTGGCAGCCAGTGAAGGAATCATCAAACAGGAATCCGTTGCTGAGTTGACTCATTGGTGTGTTGAACCTGAACTGTGGAAGTACGCTAAATAA
- a CDS encoding class I SAM-dependent methyltransferase yields MNSEEFDQLVSFFDSMARTTWLASIHERLKELSGSWNHARVLDVGCGTGRLLLRGAVEADHLSGVDISSEMIKASQQNFFLHNLAEKSTFVTGDAYNLPFENDSFGISLSTCVMFLLPEPEKGLAEMIRVTKSEGKIAMLNPAEKMNQQNAFQYCKEHDIQGFEQTAMLKWSNVSTRRHRYATDQLTSILYKLGCEEEKHEEVLDGLAIITVATVR; encoded by the coding sequence ATGAATAGCGAGGAATTCGACCAACTTGTTTCCTTTTTCGATAGTATGGCAAGGACAACTTGGTTAGCTTCGATTCATGAGCGTTTGAAGGAGCTTTCTGGTAGCTGGAATCACGCTCGTGTGCTCGATGTCGGATGTGGGACCGGACGCTTGTTGTTAAGGGGAGCAGTAGAGGCGGATCACTTATCAGGGGTCGATATATCCTCCGAAATGATCAAGGCGAGTCAGCAGAACTTCTTTTTGCATAACTTAGCTGAAAAGTCGACCTTTGTTACAGGGGATGCTTACAATCTGCCATTTGAAAACGATTCTTTTGGGATCTCGCTCTCGACGTGTGTAATGTTTTTGCTTCCAGAACCTGAAAAAGGGTTAGCCGAGATGATTCGGGTTACAAAGTCTGAAGGAAAGATCGCAATGCTGAACCCTGCAGAGAAAATGAATCAACAGAATGCGTTTCAATATTGTAAAGAGCACGATATTCAAGGTTTCGAGCAGACAGCGATGCTCAAATGGTCAAATGTATCTACGAGAAGACATCGGTATGCTACCGATCAACTTACCTCTATACTTTATAAGCTTGGATGTGAAGAGGAAAAGCATGAAGAAGTGCTGGATGGACTAGCAATCATTACGGTTGCTACAGTAAGATAA
- a CDS encoding aspartate carbamoyltransferase catalytic subunit, protein MNHLLTIDSLEPETIDILLKKAQRFLDHGRQRSQKDIHQKFVANLFYEPSTRTRFSFEVAEKRLGLNILDFEAESSSVQKGESLYDTVRTLQSIGTDAVVIRHPKDHYFDELKSIDIPILNAGDGCGNHPTQSLLDLLTIQQEFIVLQGLTVAIIGDLRHSRVARSNATLLKEMGANVMFSGPEQWFAEDFSTGRYVPIDEAVQAADVVMMLRIQRERHAQSMNLTKEEYHNRYGLTVAREKMMKDQSIILHPAPFNRGFEIADELVEGPKSRIFKQMENGVGIRMAALEWALELKGAYSYENIT, encoded by the coding sequence TTGAACCACTTACTTACCATTGATTCGTTGGAGCCTGAAACGATTGATATATTGTTAAAAAAGGCTCAGCGGTTTCTGGACCATGGCCGTCAACGGTCACAAAAGGATATACATCAGAAGTTTGTGGCAAACCTGTTTTATGAACCAAGTACAAGAACTCGATTTAGCTTCGAGGTCGCTGAAAAACGACTTGGCTTGAATATACTTGATTTTGAAGCGGAATCCTCAAGTGTTCAAAAAGGGGAGAGTCTTTACGATACGGTTCGAACACTACAGTCCATAGGAACCGATGCGGTTGTCATCAGACATCCGAAAGATCACTATTTTGATGAGTTGAAATCCATCGACATTCCAATACTCAACGCTGGCGATGGATGTGGAAATCATCCAACACAGTCATTACTTGATCTTTTAACGATCCAGCAAGAATTTATCGTTTTACAAGGATTGACTGTCGCGATCATCGGTGACCTGAGACATAGCAGGGTAGCTCGTTCTAATGCAACACTGCTGAAGGAAATGGGTGCGAATGTAATGTTCTCTGGACCGGAACAATGGTTCGCTGAAGATTTTTCAACTGGTAGGTATGTACCGATTGATGAAGCCGTTCAAGCTGCGGATGTTGTCATGATGCTACGGATTCAACGTGAGCGTCATGCACAATCAATGAACCTAACGAAAGAAGAGTACCATAACCGCTATGGATTAACGGTTGCAAGAGAAAAAATGATGAAAGACCAAAGCATCATCCTTCACCCAGCACCTTTTAACAGGGGCTTTGAAATCGCAGATGAGCTGGTTGAAGGTCCTAAGTCAAGAATATTCAAGCAAATGGAAAATGGGGTCGGGATACGGATGGCCGCATTAGAATGGGCACTAGAACTCAAGGGGGCGTACAGTTATGAGAACATTACTTAG
- a CDS encoding carbamoyl phosphate synthase small subunit, with product MKRQLILEDGSYYTGTAFGSLRESTGEVVFTTGMAGYQETLSDPSYCDQIITFTYPLIGNYGINQEDFESIEPAAAGVIVSEVALKPSHWQYTSTLDELLKVKDIPGVYDIDTRALTRKIRIHGTLKGKICPLEVDRKQIVQQLSEQRLPADQVKKVSTSSPYTLPGRGKRVVLVDFGAKRGILRELIERGCDVTVVPYDVSADEILRLNPDGVMLSNGPGDPTDVPGAVEMLKEILGKIPVFGICLGHQLLGLACGAKTTKMKFGHRGVNHPVKHLETGKVMITSQNHGYTVDTDGFENLDLDITHIAINDETIEGYRHKVHPAFSVQFHPEASPGPTDSNELFDEFLTMMSNAKNEGVSTCQSV from the coding sequence ATGAAACGACAGCTCATATTAGAAGATGGAAGCTACTATACTGGAACAGCATTTGGAAGTTTACGAGAATCTACCGGTGAAGTCGTTTTTACAACAGGAATGGCGGGTTATCAGGAAACTCTTTCCGACCCTTCTTACTGTGATCAAATCATCACCTTCACGTACCCATTGATCGGAAACTACGGTATCAATCAAGAGGACTTTGAATCGATCGAGCCAGCTGCTGCAGGAGTGATCGTCAGTGAAGTAGCCCTTAAGCCAAGTCATTGGCAATACACAAGTACATTGGATGAACTTTTAAAAGTAAAGGACATTCCAGGAGTGTACGACATCGATACAAGAGCCCTTACGAGAAAGATTCGGATACACGGGACGCTTAAAGGGAAGATTTGTCCGTTGGAGGTTGACCGTAAACAGATTGTCCAACAGCTATCTGAACAAAGGTTACCGGCAGATCAAGTTAAAAAGGTATCGACTAGCTCACCATATACGCTGCCAGGCAGAGGGAAGCGCGTTGTTCTTGTCGACTTTGGAGCAAAACGGGGAATTTTACGTGAACTGATTGAACGTGGCTGTGATGTTACGGTTGTCCCTTACGATGTTTCAGCGGATGAAATTTTACGCTTAAACCCGGACGGTGTCATGTTAAGCAACGGACCTGGAGATCCGACAGATGTTCCAGGAGCCGTGGAAATGCTTAAGGAAATCCTCGGGAAAATACCTGTATTCGGAATTTGCTTAGGCCACCAATTATTAGGACTTGCTTGTGGGGCAAAAACAACGAAAATGAAATTCGGACATCGCGGTGTCAATCATCCTGTCAAACATCTTGAAACAGGTAAAGTGATGATCACCTCACAAAATCACGGCTACACTGTCGATACAGATGGTTTTGAGAATCTCGATCTCGATATCACGCATATTGCAATCAATGATGAGACGATTGAAGGCTACCGTCATAAGGTCCATCCAGCATTCAGTGTTCAGTTCCACCCCGAAGCGTCACCTGGACCAACCGATTCAAATGAATTATTCGATGAATTTTTGACAATGATGTCAAATGCGAAAAATGAGGGGGTTTCGACATGCCAAAGCGTTTAG
- a CDS encoding dihydroorotate dehydrogenase: MSQKLSVNLPGLTMKNPIMPASGCFGFGREFSKLYDLSELGAIAIKATTEETRFGNPTPRVAETPGGMLNAIGLQNPGLEKVLSEELPFLEAYDVPILANIAGTKMEDYVNVAREVSKAPNVTALELNISCPNVKEGGITFGTDPEVAAALTKAVKEVSEVPVYVKLSPNVSDIGTIAKAVEQAGADGLSMINTLLGMRIDLKTGRPVLANRAGGLSGPAIKPVAIRMIYEVSQQVSIPIIGMGGITSADDVIEFFLAGASAVAVGTANFVNPFICPEMNDELAEKVDEMKVDHITDLVGRSWSSCYSRS; the protein is encoded by the coding sequence ATGAGTCAAAAATTATCGGTAAATTTACCAGGATTGACGATGAAAAACCCGATCATGCCTGCTTCTGGGTGCTTCGGTTTTGGAAGAGAATTCTCAAAGCTCTATGATCTTAGTGAGCTAGGAGCAATCGCAATAAAGGCAACGACAGAAGAAACACGTTTCGGAAATCCGACTCCACGTGTTGCCGAAACTCCTGGGGGAATGTTAAATGCGATTGGGCTGCAAAATCCTGGTCTCGAGAAGGTTCTTTCTGAGGAGCTGCCCTTTTTAGAAGCGTATGATGTTCCTATTTTGGCTAACATTGCCGGAACGAAGATGGAAGACTATGTGAATGTGGCCAGGGAGGTTTCGAAGGCTCCGAATGTAACCGCTCTTGAATTGAACATTTCTTGTCCGAATGTAAAAGAGGGCGGAATTACGTTTGGAACAGACCCAGAGGTGGCTGCCGCACTTACCAAAGCTGTAAAAGAGGTTTCGGAAGTTCCGGTGTACGTAAAGTTATCTCCGAATGTTTCCGACATCGGTACGATCGCAAAAGCAGTCGAACAAGCAGGAGCGGACGGTTTGTCAATGATCAACACCTTGCTCGGTATGAGAATCGATTTGAAAACCGGACGACCAGTACTTGCAAACCGAGCAGGCGGACTATCAGGTCCAGCAATCAAGCCTGTTGCGATACGGATGATTTATGAAGTAAGCCAACAAGTATCGATTCCAATCATCGGTATGGGCGGAATCACTTCAGCCGATGATGTGATTGAATTTTTCCTAGCTGGAGCAAGTGCTGTCGCAGTAGGAACCGCTAACTTTGTCAACCCGTTCATCTGTCCAGAAATGAACGATGAACTAGCAGAAAAAGTAGATGAAATGAAAGTTGATCATATAACTGACCTTGTCGGAAGGAGCTGGTCAAGCTGTTACAGCCGGTCATAA
- a CDS encoding dihydroorotate dehydrogenase electron transfer subunit, with the protein MRRADTVVTENIEIARNIFQLSFKGDIVKEMKEPGQFLHLRASDQYIPLLRRPISICDVNLEKQECTMLYRADGEGTTLLSEKRQGDNLDVLGPLGNGFPLDSVEKGETALLVGGGIGVPPLYYLSKKLVEKGVKVIHVLGFGSAEDSFYEQNFNELGETVITTIDGSVGFQGFVTDYMRKEHPSYDVLYACGPTPMLNALEQQLHPERAYFSFEERMGCGIGACFACVCHVQGDETGTSYKKVCSDGPVFPVGVIQL; encoded by the coding sequence ATGAGAAGAGCCGATACAGTCGTCACTGAAAATATTGAAATCGCCAGGAATATTTTCCAGCTTTCGTTTAAAGGGGATATCGTAAAGGAAATGAAAGAGCCCGGCCAATTTCTCCATTTACGAGCAAGTGATCAATACATTCCATTACTCCGTCGTCCGATCAGTATTTGTGACGTTAACTTGGAAAAACAGGAATGCACGATGCTGTATCGGGCAGACGGCGAGGGAACTACGCTGCTTTCTGAGAAAAGACAAGGAGACAATCTTGATGTACTTGGTCCCCTTGGAAACGGTTTTCCCCTCGATTCTGTTGAAAAGGGTGAGACTGCATTGCTTGTCGGTGGTGGGATTGGTGTCCCGCCCCTTTACTATCTTTCTAAAAAGCTCGTTGAAAAAGGCGTTAAAGTTATTCATGTGCTCGGCTTTGGTTCAGCTGAAGATTCTTTTTACGAGCAAAATTTCAATGAACTAGGAGAAACCGTCATTACGACGATCGATGGCAGTGTTGGATTCCAAGGTTTTGTGACAGATTATATGCGTAAAGAACACCCTTCGTATGATGTCCTTTACGCATGTGGACCAACACCGATGTTAAACGCGCTTGAGCAACAGCTGCATCCTGAACGTGCGTATTTTTCCTTTGAGGAACGGATGGGGTGTGGAATCGGGGCATGCTTTGCGTGTGTCTGTCATGTGCAAGGTGATGAAACGGGAACCTCATATAAAAAAGTATGCTCGGATGGTCCAGTATTTCCAGTGGGGGTGATTCAGCTATGA
- the carB gene encoding carbamoyl-phosphate synthase large subunit, with amino-acid sequence MPKRLDVQKILVIGSGPIVIGQAAEFDYAGTQACQALKEEGYEVVLVNSNPATIMTDTTMADKVYIEPLTVEFVSRIIRKEKPDGVLATLGGQTGLNLAVELSKSGILDECGVELLGTKLKSIEQAEDRDLFRKLMNEMNEPVPESEIITSLPDAYQFVEKVGYPVIIRPAYTLGGTGGGIAHNEIELQEFITSGLKYSPVTQVLLEKSIAGFKEIEYEVMRDGNDGSIVVCNMENIDPVGVHTGDSIVVAPSQTMTDREYQLLRNASLNIIRALKIEGGCNVQFALDPHSSNYYIIEVNPRVSRSSALASKATGYPIAKLAAKIAVGYQLDELKNPVTGRTYASFEPALDYVVTKIPRWPFDKFEAANRRLGTQMKATGEVMSIGRNLEESLLKAVRSLENDVYHLYTEVKAETESEWAERLSVADDQRIFTVTEALRAGISAEKIYEWTKIDHFYLYKLENIIAIESRLKGNPFDAESLSEAKAKGFSDQVVASLWDTTERDIYKFRETNEILPVYKMVDTCAAEFESTTPYYYGTYGMENESAKGKKESVLVLGSGPIRIGQGIEFDYATVHTVWAIQEAGYEAIIINNNPETVSTDFSTSDKLYFEPLTVEDVMHVVRQEEPIGVVVQFGGQTAINLASELSARGVKILGTKLEDMDRAEDRDKFERTLHTLGIPQPHGKTATSVKEAKGIASDIGYPVLVRPSYVLGGRAMEIVYQEQELLQYMKNAVKINPAHPVLIDRYLIGKELEVDAISDGESVYIPGIMEHIERAGVHSGDSIAVYPPQTLSEEIKQQLIDYTVRMAKGLKIVGLLNIQFVLSKGELFVLEVNPRSSRTVPFLSKITGVPMANLATKAILGTSLKELGYDTGYHPEPEEVFVKVPVFSFAKLRRVDITLGPEMKSTGEVMGRDKTLEKALYKGLIASGMKIPTFGSVLFTIADKDKEEALPLVKQFYEIGYNILATEGTANFIRQQNIPVTVVNKIQEGSPSLLDRIQQGEVQFVVNTLTKGKQPARDGFRIRREAVENGAVCLTSFDTVKAILSVVESMTFSANEMPSFQKKAGVLL; translated from the coding sequence ATGCCAAAGCGTTTAGATGTTCAAAAGATTTTAGTCATCGGCTCGGGGCCAATTGTCATTGGGCAGGCTGCAGAATTCGACTATGCGGGTACACAAGCTTGTCAGGCATTGAAGGAAGAAGGATATGAAGTCGTCCTCGTCAATTCGAATCCGGCAACAATCATGACAGATACGACAATGGCAGATAAGGTGTACATCGAGCCGTTGACGGTTGAATTTGTCAGTCGGATCATTCGAAAGGAAAAGCCCGATGGAGTGCTCGCAACACTAGGAGGACAAACTGGATTAAACTTAGCTGTAGAACTTTCCAAGTCGGGAATCCTTGATGAATGCGGTGTTGAACTACTCGGAACAAAGCTTAAATCTATCGAACAAGCTGAGGATCGAGACTTGTTCCGTAAATTGATGAATGAAATGAATGAGCCTGTCCCGGAAAGTGAGATCATTACGAGCCTTCCTGATGCATACCAATTTGTCGAGAAGGTCGGATACCCAGTCATTATACGCCCTGCATATACATTAGGTGGAACAGGTGGCGGAATTGCACATAACGAAATTGAATTACAAGAATTTATTACTAGCGGCTTGAAGTATAGTCCGGTTACACAGGTTCTACTTGAAAAAAGCATTGCCGGATTCAAGGAAATAGAGTACGAAGTGATGAGAGATGGAAATGACGGCTCAATCGTCGTCTGTAATATGGAAAATATTGATCCGGTCGGGGTTCATACTGGTGACTCGATTGTCGTCGCACCGAGTCAAACGATGACGGATCGGGAGTATCAATTGCTGCGGAATGCAAGTTTGAATATCATCCGTGCGCTCAAAATCGAAGGTGGATGTAACGTTCAATTCGCCTTGGATCCACATAGCTCGAATTACTACATCATTGAAGTCAACCCGCGAGTTAGCCGGTCTTCTGCTCTTGCGTCAAAAGCAACGGGCTATCCGATTGCTAAACTTGCTGCCAAAATTGCAGTTGGCTATCAGCTGGATGAATTGAAAAACCCTGTAACAGGTCGTACGTATGCCTCATTTGAACCTGCACTTGATTATGTCGTTACGAAAATCCCGCGTTGGCCATTTGATAAATTTGAGGCTGCGAACAGACGTCTCGGCACTCAAATGAAGGCTACTGGAGAGGTGATGTCAATCGGGCGTAACCTTGAAGAATCATTACTAAAAGCAGTACGTTCCCTCGAAAACGATGTGTATCATCTATACACAGAGGTTAAGGCTGAAACAGAGTCGGAGTGGGCTGAGCGATTATCTGTAGCCGATGATCAACGAATCTTTACAGTGACAGAAGCGTTGAGAGCCGGGATAAGCGCTGAAAAGATTTACGAGTGGACGAAAATCGATCACTTCTATTTGTACAAACTTGAAAACATTATTGCAATCGAGTCACGATTGAAGGGAAATCCATTTGATGCGGAAAGCCTTTCTGAGGCGAAGGCAAAAGGGTTTTCTGACCAGGTAGTCGCGTCATTATGGGATACGACCGAACGGGATATCTACAAATTCAGAGAAACGAACGAAATACTCCCTGTATATAAAATGGTCGATACGTGTGCAGCGGAATTTGAATCAACCACACCTTACTACTACGGAACCTACGGGATGGAAAATGAGTCAGCTAAAGGGAAAAAGGAAAGTGTGCTCGTCCTTGGCTCAGGACCGATTCGAATCGGTCAAGGGATTGAGTTTGATTATGCGACAGTACACACGGTCTGGGCAATACAGGAAGCTGGATATGAAGCGATCATCATTAACAACAACCCTGAAACAGTATCAACGGATTTCAGTACATCCGATAAACTCTATTTCGAACCGTTAACTGTTGAGGATGTCATGCATGTCGTCCGGCAGGAGGAACCAATTGGTGTTGTCGTACAGTTTGGTGGACAGACCGCAATCAATCTCGCATCCGAGCTTAGTGCAAGAGGCGTTAAGATTCTCGGAACGAAGCTGGAAGATATGGACCGTGCGGAGGATCGTGATAAGTTTGAACGCACACTGCATACGTTAGGAATTCCACAGCCTCATGGGAAAACGGCGACCTCAGTTAAAGAGGCAAAAGGGATAGCTAGTGATATCGGTTATCCGGTGCTCGTACGACCATCGTATGTACTCGGTGGCAGGGCAATGGAAATCGTGTATCAGGAACAAGAATTGCTGCAGTACATGAAAAATGCCGTGAAAATCAACCCTGCTCATCCTGTACTGATCGACCGCTACCTTATCGGTAAGGAGCTCGAAGTAGACGCGATTTCGGATGGTGAATCGGTTTACATCCCAGGGATTATGGAGCATATTGAGCGTGCAGGTGTCCACTCAGGGGACTCGATCGCCGTATACCCTCCACAAACGTTGTCAGAGGAGATTAAACAACAGCTCATCGATTATACAGTTCGTATGGCAAAAGGCTTGAAAATCGTTGGCCTTCTGAACATCCAATTCGTTCTTTCGAAGGGAGAGCTCTTCGTCCTCGAGGTGAACCCGAGATCAAGCCGAACCGTTCCATTTTTAAGTAAAATAACCGGTGTTCCAATGGCGAACTTAGCTACCAAGGCGATTTTAGGAACAAGTCTGAAGGAATTAGGCTATGATACCGGGTATCACCCTGAGCCAGAGGAGGTATTTGTAAAGGTTCCGGTCTTCTCATTCGCAAAACTGAGAAGGGTAGACATTACATTAGGCCCGGAAATGAAATCGACAGGTGAAGTCATGGGTCGGGACAAAACATTAGAAAAGGCACTTTATAAAGGGCTGATCGCTTCTGGTATGAAAATCCCGACGTTCGGATCTGTGCTGTTCACGATTGCAGATAAGGATAAAGAAGAAGCATTACCTCTTGTCAAACAGTTTTATGAGATCGGGTACAACATACTCGCAACTGAGGGAACAGCGAACTTTATCAGGCAACAGAACATTCCTGTAACCGTCGTGAATAAAATTCAGGAAGGAAGCCCAAGCTTACTCGACCGTATTCAGCAAGGGGAAGTACAGTTTGTAGTCAATACATTGACAAAAGGGAAGCAGCCAGCAAGAGATGGTTTCCGAATTCGTCGGGAAGCAGTCGAAAACGGTGCAGTTTGTCTCACATCATTCGATACGGTTAAAGCCATTTTAAGTGTTGTGGAATCGATGACGTTCTCAGCAAATGAAATGCCATCTTTCCAAAAAAAAGCAGGGGTGCTTTTATGA